A genomic window from Lotus japonicus ecotype B-129 chromosome 1, LjGifu_v1.2 includes:
- the LOC130741285 gene encoding uncharacterized protein LOC130741285, which produces MTSLVLEAYDGQTSPKNHLSRFEAKLAKYAVSDAVKCRMFPSTFRGAAKEWFTNLPLGSIAKFRDFSSEFLDHFSSRTVEDLFDTRQEERETLEQYVKRYSAISARFEELQPRVCVCAFKGGLAQGEFYCELSRELACSMMEVRARAQYYILKEEIEAHKRKGERTKKVTLAREKVQVQDKDTSREHGSGQAGRIHKEEKREITPLENGE; this is translated from the coding sequence ATGACGAGCCTCGTGTTGGAGGCGTACGACGGACAAACCAGTCCAAAGAATCATTTGTCTCGTTTTGAGGCGAAGTTGGCGAAGTACGCGGTTTCCGATGCTGTGaaatgcaggatgtttccatcaacGTTTCGAGGCGCGGCAAAGGAATGGTTCACGAATCTGCCTCTAGGATCTATAGCTAAGTTCCGTGATTTCTCatcagaattccttgaccatttCTCTTCAAGGACGGTAGAGGATCTGTTTGATACTCGGCAGGAggaacgtgaaaccttggaacaaTATGTGAAACGATACAGTGCCATATCTGCGAGGTTCGAGGAATTGCAGCCACGCGTGTGCGTGTGCGCTTTCAAAGGCGGTTTGGCCCAGGGAGAATTTTATTGCGAGCTGAGTAGGGAGCTGGCTTGCTCAATGATGGAAGTTCGCGCCCGAGCGCAGTACTACATCTTAAAAGAGGAAATTGAAGCACACAAGAGGAAGGGCGAGCGAACAAAAAAGGTAACTCTGGCAAGGGAAAAGGTACAGGTACAGGACAAGGACACGAGTCGCGAGCACGGGTCCGGACAAGCAGGCCGGATtcataaagaagaaaaaagggaAATTACTCCGCTCGAGAATGGGGAATAG
- the LOC130741274 gene encoding uncharacterized protein LOC130741274 — protein MESKERKLVQQCPSSFSCSNGKSPEPAGGVERSSRTPCSMPQQWSSPSQGRIKINVDAGWSGPHSIGLGFVARDHRGIIMLAGTCLEAQRLDPLIAEAMALRWSLHTALEVGLDSVIFELDSLSVVKAMTTNSSLWTIQILMQDCIYLASLFTSISFNHVSRNANAPAHTLASLACSYNTKLWWDVPPLEIEQALFVDAALSD, from the coding sequence ATGGAAAGCAAGGAACGAAAGCTTGTTCAACAATGTCCAAGTTCATTCAGCTGCAGCAATGGAAAAAGCCCAGAACCTGCTGGCGGAGTGGAAAGAAGCTCAAGAACACCATGCTCCATGCCACAACAATGGAGTTCACCAAGCCAAGggagaattaaaattaatgtaGATGCTGGGTGGTCGGGACCACACTCTATAGGGCTCGGTTTTGTAGCAAGGGACCACAGAGGAATCATAATGCTCGCTGGAACCTGCTTGGAAGCTCAACGCTTGGATCCCCTTATTGCTGAAGCTATGGCCCTTCGCTGGAGCCTACACACAGCCTTGGAAGTGGGTTTAGATAGTGTGATCTTTGAATTGGACTCTCTCTCTGTGGTCAAAGCAATGACAACCAATTCAAGCCTTTGGACTATCCAAATCCTTATGCAAGATTGTATCTATCTAGCTAGTCTATTTACCTCTATTTCCTTCAATCATGTATCCCGGAATGCAAATGCACCTGCTCATACTCTTGCTTCTTTGGCCTGCTCTTATAATACCAAGTTGTGGTGGGATGTTCCACCTCTTGAAATAGAGCAGGCCCTCTTTGTAGATGCTGCTTTGTCTGATTAA